AGAACCCAAACCAGAGTTTTGTTCCCAGAAGGCAGGGTCGGTGAATGGGCCTGGAACTCGGGGACACTGAGATGTAGCCTCTAGAACCAGAGTCTGGGAAGCCAGTACCCCCTGGGCTGAGCCTATCCAGGAGGAGATCAAGGCAGAACGGGCACAGAACCTGCATTCAAAGGCTCCAGCCCACGCTGGAGGGGGAACAGAAGAAAAGCCCCAGTAGCCAACCCATTCTTCCCAACACCACAAACTCAACACCTCCCGATCTCCAACGCAGACCTCGTCCCTGAGAAGCGGGGGATTTTCATTAAGTAGCCCAGGCAATTTGGTCAAAAAGTAAGAGTTCTACGATATCAAGTTTGAGATCTGGACGATCGTTTCCTCAAACTTATTTAAACTATCTGTCTGCACAGACAGAAGTCAAGTCCCCCCATGCCAACACATCCCCTTCCCCTGACGGTGGCCATGCCCAAATATGGGGAGCCCACAGGGCAGGGAGAGCCTGGTGCCAGCCTAGAGGAGGCAGGTAGAAAGCCTTAGCCGGCTGCCGTTTCTCCTCTGCGCTCTCCTGGCTCACCAGGCTGGATGCCAGGCCCTCCTTGCAGCGAAGCGCTGCCTTTTCAGTTGAAAAGTCTCGATCCCTAGTGGCTCAATTAACCGGATTATTGTTTCCTACAGAGAGAAATCACCTTGCATTCAGCTGAACCCTGTCACTGCAAACGCCACGCACAATGAAACTCCaccataaaagaaaacacagaaaaaagggAGTAGGTTGGGGGAAAGCCCCAATCTGCGCCGCCAATTTTGGGGAAGTGGTCTAGTTGGTTATATAATCGCTTtagagggagaaggagggtgaACATTGAGCTTGTTCGATTAAGTGTTTTCTGTGCAGTCCAAGCCGAACGAAAGTGTCTGGGATAAAGAAACTACCTGTGCCAGGTCTATCCTTCGACCTCAGGAGCTGGGCCCCCGGTGCAATTCTGTCCCGACCTTGGGGTGTAAACACAAGATGCCACGCAGGTGTAGCAGGAGCCATCGTTAGTGGGCAATGCAATGACAACGAAACACAGACCTGGGCAACGTGCGCTGCGCCCAAGGGGCAAGCGAGTGGCAGAGTCGCTTATTTCTCCAAGTGCTAGGCGCTCGCAGACCCGGCGCCTTCCGCGCAGCGCCCTGTGTAGGTAGCGAGTGTCGGGAGAAATGACTACTACGAATTCGTTTCCATATAGGGGCAACGCCAGGCGGGGCACAATGATCTGTCCTTCAGGACAAAGAGTGGCTCCGGGGAGAGCAGGTTTTTGTCCCTCCACGCAGGTTTCTTTCCCCAGACCCCAGCCTTCAGCTTCCTCCCTTCATGTCACGGACGCAGCCGGAGAAATTGGGGCCCAGACGCGGAGCTCACTCCGCCAGAAACCCTGGGTCCCCTCCCCTACTATGGCAGGCTGGGTCCGGTTCCATCGTCGCGGCTCCGTTTATCCCTCCAGGGAGCGCGGGCAGAGCGCCGAGCGCGGCGCAGGGACTGGAGTTCTCGCCAGCTTCGGGTTCTTTCTCCCCGGAGCTGCCCGGGGGTTCTCGGCCTCGGGCGCTCCCGCCGCCGTCCTGTTCCCCTCAGGGTTCTTGTCCTGTTCCCTTCCCTGTTCCTCCCCCTTGCCCCAGAGGTCCCGTCTGAGAGCAGCCCCCGCGAGCTTGGGTGTCGCGAAACCACTGCTGTCGGAAGCCGAGGTTACACAAACGCCACGGGCAGGAGCGGGAGGGCACCGGCGGCGGCTGCGAGGCCGGGCCCTGACATGCCGCTGTGTCCGCAGTGAAGGAGGAGGGCGACCGCGAGATCTCCAGCTCCAGGGACAGTCCCCCGGTGCGCCTGAAAAAGCCACGCAAGGCGCGCACGGCCTTCACCGACCATCAGCTGGCGCAGCTGGAGCGCAGCTTCGAGCGGCAGAAGTACCTGAGTGTGCAGGACCGCATGGAGCTCGCCGCCTCGCTCAACCTCACCGACACGCAGGTCAAGACCTGGTACCAGAACCGCAGGTGAGGCCCAGCTGCCGGGGtagagggagaaagggaactTCCCCTTTCCGCACAGCTCCTGGAGGGGGCCAGGAGTCTACAGGTTGGTGCTAAGGGAGGGCCCCAGAGCCTCCCCTATTCTGTAAAAGTGGGAAACTGAGTCCCTAAGGGGAGAAGGCCTTGCCCAAAATCCCCACAGTGAGGGACAGAGATGAGACTAGACTTGGTGTCCAGCGTCCAGTCAGCCCTCCCCCGGATGGGTGGACAGACACATAGGCCACTGAAGATCCAAGTCCTGCCCTAGCTCAGCCGGAGTCGGGGGAGGTCTGCCTGGAGCCCCCATCCGAACCAGCCTGGGTCTTGGAAGCCCCAGGTCCTTGGAGGGGTGACAGTCTTGATGCCCAGGAAGCTTGTGAAGAGGACAGCCAGGCAGTGGCCCTTGGGGTGTTGAAACCTGGCCCAGACCGGGAAGGGGCCTCAGTTCCTGTGAGGCTcttcaggcctccccagcctttcCGGTCCCAAAacctggggaggggggtggggaacTGGCCAAGCCCTTGTTCCTTGGGGACAGGGTGACTGGGAAGTTGGTGTTGAGGCACTGGACTTGAACCTGTTTCCTAATTTTCCTCCCGAACACACTCACCAGACTTAGATGCACATGTACAAAACACACGGGCATCCACACACTTAACCCAAATAGcgacacactgacacacacatcGAAACAACTTGCAgtcacacacgcactcacactcAGCCCCACAGTCACTCGCATGCTCTTAGCAGAGGCAGGAATGGTGCTTTTCATAAACAAGCCTCAGAACACATCGCCCCATTAATAATAAATACTGATTACTGCTCCGGGCATCAATAATTAAGGCCTGTTACAGTAATTACacaattatgatgatgatgaataaTTCAGGGAGGGAAACAGGGCTGGTGTGGCTGAGCCCACCTTAGTGGGACCCTGGCTGGTCCGCCTAGCCTCACCTGGCAGGTGAGCCTAGGGTCCAGGACTGCCTTCTCCAAACCCCAGGCCGCTGGCTGGCCAAGGCCTCTGGACTTTGAGGCCAGACAGTCCGCAGGGCTCGCAGTGCGAGCTCTGGAGGATGGCAGGTGCAGCCTGCTCCAGCCGGCAGGGCGTGCGAGCCGGGAGCGCGTCCTCTCCGGTTGCCATTTCAGGCCTGCTCGCTTCTGCTAGCTTGCAGTCCGGCCAGCCTGCAGAGAAATCAGTCGTATTCCCTTCCCTGACCAGAGCACACCCCCATCCCCTCAGGCCTCTCCAGGGTGATCCCACCTTCATAAAGAGGCACGTGCAGGGAGGAGCCCCCCTACCCAGCTCCAAGGGTTCGTTCTGCGATCTCCTGGGCAGGGTAAGGCGCAGTTAGAGCCCGGCTTTGGGGTTAGACAGCAGGGCTTAAAACCCGGGCTCCTTTTTGAAAACCGGCCCAGACCTCAGttttcctctctgtaaaatggggtaagaGCCACGGAAGGCCGGTGGAAGATAAAAGGAGAGGATGCATGTAAGGCGTGCGATGGTGCCTGGCACCCGGTTATTTATTAACAAATGAGTACGATCGCTCTTGGCCTCCCTGCAGGCTCTCTGGGCCAAgcagtggggaggggctggggtcgCTGGATGCCCTAGCCCTGATCCCGCCATACGCGTTTATTTCGGCCCCCAGGACTAAATGGAAGCGACAGACGGCCGTCGGGTTGGAGCTGCTGGCGGAGGCTGGCAATTACTCAGCGCTCCAGCGGATGTTCCCGTCGCCTTATTTCTACCCGCAGAGTCTGGTTTCCAACCTGGACCCCGGCGCGGCACTCTACCTGTACCGCGGCCCCAGTGCGCCGCCACCTGCTCTCCAGAGACCTCTGGTGCCCCGCATCCTCATCCACGGACTCCAGGGCGCCAGCGAGCCGCCCCCGCCGCTGCCCCCGCTGGCCGGCGTCCTCCCGCGCGCCGCCCAGCCTCGGTGAGGCGCCCACCGGCTCCAGGGCCTCCTCCCGCGGGCTCGGCGTGGCCCCTTCTGCCCGCCTTTCTGAGGGCGCGGGTTCGACGCCCTTTCCCGGGAGGGGGCCCTGCCCGGCCCTCCCTGGCGCCCCAGCCCAGTGCCCCCCGAAGGACCAAATGCCAAGTCCACTGAGGCCCGGACCCCGGACTGCGTCTCCCCAGCCCCCCTTGGCGTCCTCTCTCGCGGCCGCTCTGTCCGGGAGCCATCCCCACCCGCCGGGTGTACATACGCgtctctgccccctccccacccccagcctctgccGGCTCCCCTAGGCGCCCCTTTCTCCCCAGGAGCGGGTGCGGCTGATTCCCAGGCTTCGCTCTCTCCCACGCCCCTTCTACGCTCCAGGTGGAGAACAGCCCCTCTCCCCGCGCCCCTgccagggagagaaggggagtgCGGAGCCCCGTCTCCCTACCCCTCGAGCGCCTAGGCCAGCGGCTGAGCTGTACATACCGTGTGCAAAGTGTATATGAAGTTATTTATTCGTGACCCATGAGCCCGTGACCGTGTCCGTGGATTAGTGAGTCTGTGGCCTgtgccctccccactcccaggcgGGGCAGGAAGGGGCCGAGGGGGCTTGCCCACCCACCCcgaccccagcccccagcctcagccccggTCCGGGGGCAGCCAGGCCTCTCgggttctctcttttttaaatgtcGAAATAAAAAACTTCTTACAAATGACCAGGCGCCTGTCTGCGCTCGCGTCGCTCGGTCCGCACTCAATCCCTCTCCCATCCCTCTCCTGGGGACTCGGTTTCCTTCCATCCTCAATAACGAAACATTTTTTGTCCCCTTTCTCTTCCCCGGTGCTGTGGACTTGCGCGGGGGCCCCGACGGGACTCGCTGGGGCCGGGGTCTCCCCTCCCtggcctcagtcttcccatctcTACAGCGAGACCAGCCCgtttttcccctcctcctcctctgtctccaTCTGGTTCCTCGCGGCTCCCAGACGGTCCCGAGGGCCGGGGCGGGGGTCCGTGCCGGAACCGGCGGGGGTCAGCGCGGGGCCTCGGTCGGCTGCGGGCCGGGCTGCGGGGCCCTCGCCGAGCCGACTCATCTGGCCGCGACAAGGGCCCCGGCAGCTGGTGACCGGCCCGCCGGGCGCGGGCCGACAGATGGGCTCCGAGGCTGCTCCCCCCATCACTCCCACCCTCCGCCCAGCGTCCGGCCGCGCTCGGGCTCCCGACGCTCGCGGGCGCCAAGGCGGCCCCGGCCTCCGGGCCTCCCGCACCAGGCAGGACTCTGCGCGCCTTCGCTGCGAACCAGACGCCACATCGGGTAAACCCCCACTCCCACATCTCCTCACCTCCCCTTTACCCCGGGAGGAGGTTGGAAATGAGACCCAGAGGGGAGCCAAATCCCAGCGTCTGCCCCATCTCTTCTGGCTGCCCCAGACCGCAGCTCTAGCATCTCAGGGGAGAGGGGTTTAAGTCCCGAGTCAGACTCGAGGCTTCCAGTTCACGTTCAAAGGGCCACGGTCACCTGAGACTGCTCCCTCTCTGGGGAGGTGAGCGCAGGTGCTCCCCTCCCACACACCACCTGCAGCTCGCTAACCCTCAGCGCTGGGAAGTTTTGGGGGCCGGCAAGCCGTGGCCCCTCTAGGTTGGGGGCAGGGTTTCTCTGAAGACCGGGGCTGTGTTCAGACTACAACCCCTCTCAAAAACCAGACCCACAGCCAGCTCCGCTACTGtttcctccctgccccccaaCACCCTCGCACAGCAGCTTTCTTTCCTAGGATGGCGAGGGTATTATTCTAATTTTGCAAAATGCACAGCAGCTAATTAAGTCAAGGAGCCCCTCGGCTTTGGagttcttttgcatgtgaatggGGGCTGGTAAATCCCCAGCTCTGGCTctggtgggggtgaggagagaCTGTCCCCAACTCAGGGTTAATGAAGTGGGAAAGGAGTCTCTCATAGCCTCCTGCAAACAAAACCCCCCATGCAACAAACCCTGCCCAAATCCTACATGGATTGACTTAAACCCAGGGGATAAGTGCTTTAAATTAATCTCATTGAATAAGAATGAGACCAAACAAAACTctttaaaatcatattaaaaatctATCAAAGGACAACTTGCACTGGTGTGCTTTTCATTTTGTGAAAGTGAAGGAGATAGACGGTAGCAACCACCCTCACATTTACACAGTGGCAGCGCAAACCACAGACACATTCTCAACTATGTAATTGTCCTTGTACCTCAGAGGCGATTTCATATCTTACATTAATGAAGAACAAGGCTTCCCTACAAGTTtataattagaatattttaaattgtccTGCACATCCCATCTGTAATAATAACTTCACAACCTTTGCAGTGAGGTGGGCTCCTGCCTTCCATCCACTTAGAAGGCTAAATTGGTTTCTGTTCCCAACCCTGAGGTTGGGCGAGCTCTCATGTAagcaaaaaagaatgaatgtGGGACCCCAACAGGCCTGACAATAGGAGAGGGCTGAGAAGCCATCTTCCCCCGCTCCGCCACTGACCCATCCCCCCCTCATAAACGCCGACTCAACGGGGGGGGGGGCAACAAAGTTGAAAAGAAGTTTAGAGCTCCCTGCTGGCCCTCGGTCGCAAGGGAAATTGAGGACTGGGGCAAGTTGAGAACCTGAGCTGATTTTCAGGGTGCCCCACTGCCCCCACACCGACAGGCCTGGCTCCGGATTCTTCCTAGCATGGAGCAGATTAAGAGATAATGTCTAATGGTCAAGGGGGAGGTTTAACAAGACCAGTTAAGAAGCCTTTTCAAGCAGGGCAACTTCTCCAGTGGAAAAGCCTTCAACTTGCGCCTCTACGAAGCAATGCCCGGATTTTAATGGCTTCCACTGACTGTGGCCTGAAGGGCTGAAGGGCTAAGCGGGGAGGCCCCTGGCAGTTTGGGAGATACCTGCTCCGAAAGGTCTCATTTACTCCCCTCTTCCCTAAAGTTCTCCTCCCTTCGCTCCagggggaaaacaaaaaaataaaaataacccactgggctttgttaaaaaaaaaaaaaaaaaaaaagtcctttgctGAGATTTGGTTGGCTCGTTGCTTCTCTAGAGTGGAAGGGGCTGTGTGCACATCAGCAATGACTTCATCTCTCAGCAAGGGCTCTCTGCCCTTCAGTGTGTGAGAATGAGGCCCGTCAACTGCTAAGGCTGTGGCAAACATGAGGATGTTCTGGTTTCCAAAAAAACATTCTACAAGCCCGCTTGGGGGAAACGCTTTTGGGCTGCAACATTCCATTAAATGTCCAAATTCTGTGTGACTCTAAATATGGGAACCAGGCTTATGATATAGAGACATGACTaagtttgggaaattttaaaaagaggcatgattaaacatacacacaaaaattagaatATGTACAGTGGAATTAGGCTAAAGCTTTGCCTAATTGATGCCTGAAATGTATAATCTGTCAAGAGccataataaaagagaaagagatttattttaaggttatttaaatttaaacaatattaaccttaaatctGCTAAATCCATGTTTCTTTATTAACTGGGGTAATATATTGATTCTACTTAGAAACAGACCCACATAGCATGTATGGCAAGAAACCCTCACCATAAGAGTTGGCATATTAAGTGTGTAAGTTTTGATCTTGGAATTATCATCACTCACACGTTGCATGATTCTAGCACTTCTCTTTCCCCCCAGGGAGGCAGAACTCTGCCAATTCGCCCTTTAGTGGAATGAGTACTAGTGGGAGAAAAAGTAAGGTTTCTCTTTGATCATCCCCAATCACTGGCATTAATCCTGTTTTTCACACAGCTGGGTTTTGTCTATAAAAGTTTGATCCCTCCTTTTCTCATCCAAATCATGTGAACCATTACACATCGAAATAAAAGAAAGGTGGCAGATTTGCCCAAAGCCAGGCTGACATGTGCCCcagggttgttgttttttaattattattgttagaAACTGCACCCACAGTCCCTGTTAATTTGTATGTGACAGCCAACTCTGAGAAGGTCCTATTTTTCCACCTGCAGAGGGTCCAGTCTCACTAGGCTCCTCTCGCCCTCACACTGCAGTCACTGCCGGTGTGGGTGCCCACTGACATTCACCTGGGTCTAGAATGGAGGCGAGGATGCTGACCCCCCGTGGTCCCTGCAGGAAGGCCCACCTTGCCAACTCTCACCACCCTCTCGAGGCAACCTAGACCTTTCATGGATCTGGGGGGATCTACTGAAGTGGTGCCTCAACACTGGTCCGGGGGAGACCACAGGGGGCGGCACAGTCACTGCAGaggagaaggaaactgagaacGCAAGACAGGGGAGAGTACAAGAGTGGTGCCCACAGGTGTGGAGGCCTCCAACCCTTTCTCTTCTGGACCCCTCTGCAAGTGCccaaatattacatttattgggAAATCAATATGCTCTAGGGGGCCTCTTTCAAACCTCCCAGAAAACACGATGCAGGGGCGGCGGCAGGCAGCCGTGGCCTGGGTCACAATACAAAGACCCCCAGACCTTTCTTGAAGACAAGACAGGATTCGAAGGGGAAATAAAGCTTGGGCTACTGGTGCCTTTTGACTTCAAAGGCAAATAATCAAAAGCCAACAGTAAATCAATTAGCCCTGAGACAGTGAGTTTTCAGTGGACATGAAAGAGGGAGCAATGCATGTAAATGCAATCTCgtgtttccagaagaaaataagaggGACCATGAGCCTGAAAACACGTTCGTATTTTTTGACCCAGACCAAAAACTTTTGGTCTTTTTTAACGGTACATTcctacattaagaaaataattagtgataaatatattttcttctctttttgtacAAATTCAATTCCAGTTTTTAACACCCTAATTCACAAAATTGATGCCAATGTATGCACTGATAGGTAGGCTGAAGTCAAGCTGTGAAACTTCAGAACACAGTTAACGGCAGCAATCAACCCCGTTCCAGGCTGATGTGCAGGATGTTCTTACATCACGTCCCGGAGTGCCAGCTCAACCCCGGCACATCAGCACCTGGGTGAAGGGAGTGCCGGGCACTGATGGGATCAATACAAGACACAGACCCCTTCCGTCGGGAGCTGGCTAGTCTCTACGGTGCCCCACACCACTGATTTCTATCAGGCTCCAGGGCCTCCCACGGAGGAGAAGGGCTGTGGCCCCTCTGATTCTTGGGGATGTAGTATTCAGGCAAAGGCAGCAGTTATTTTTCACAAGCCTCCTCTGACAAGAACAGGACATCAATCCACTGCCACCCAGGGCTTCCAGAATCCACTCAAAGACCCAGAGAGATTTTAAACTTTCTGGGAAGTCTGGCTGTCCCGCTGTAAACCTTTTTgggtttttctccattttaatgtTTTCCCACGGCCAAAGCAGGGTGTTGGCTGCAGACTGTGCAGCAGGGGCCTGCCACCAGGCTCTCCAGGTGCGTTTTGCTTTTTGACCTTGGCGACGTCGGCCTCCATGCCGCTTGAGTATTCCGAACGCAGGATTTCAGCGAGGCTGTGTTTACTCTGGGTCTTCTTATGAAGGTCAGGTCTGAAGAACAGTAACagcagagagggaaaagaaactttattatttttctttcccatttggaAAGAGGCTGATAGCAGCTGCTTCTGAGACCGTGAAGCTGACATTTTTGTATTAACGGAAGTACAATCCCTTCAATGGTACTTGTTTTGATATTCTATGCACCAGAAGATTAGATACGGCGCTGACAGATTTTCATAACGGTGGCAAAATATCatggcatttttaaaagtgaggctttgttctgtgttgttttcatggggaaaaaaagaactataCACCCTCATGCTCTGATGGCAAATGAGGTGTATGATACAGCGGTTTGCCAAAGGACAGGGAAAAACCCACCGTCACACTCAACAACATGAAGCAGTGAAAGCTCGCGGCAGCTTCCCGGTAACCCCTAAGCAGCTTAAAGCAACTGGCCTCCTCATGGGCTCCTGAGGGCTTCAGGACTCAGCCCTGCGGGAGCACAGTCCAGCAAGTTCTACGCAGGCCTCCAGAGTCCCAGAGTGAAGGCTGGGATGACAGCCACACAGCTCTTTATGAACGGAAAAAACTCTTCAACATATTTCTGACCCTACAAAACCCAAACCCAGGGCACAGCCTGGTCAATGTCTGCATCTAGGATTAGACCAGCAGCTTTCTGCAGCCCACACAAACCCGGGTGTTAGAGGGAGGTCTCTCCCTACCCTAAGCCACTCAGAAAATGCCAAAGGTTGAAAAATCAATTTCCGACGTCGAATCCTGATAACTGTTCTGAAAAGATGGCAATTTTACCATTTGATCGGAAGATCAGAGGAGGAAATTTGTAGATGTTCAATCATACATAAGAAGAATGATTATGAAAACTGAAGAGTAAAACAACGTTTCTTAAGACAGGATTTTAACCaaaccaacaacaataaaacaattacCAATAAATCCACACTTCCTTGCTGGCAACTCCTTCAATACCAAAACGGCAATGTCTTAGGACACCACAGTGCCATGGAGTTCTCACAAAGACACACGTTACGTTCTGCTACTACATTTAGAGCATTTTCTTTGCTGTAATCAGAGAATAAACTGAACTGAAATTGTGGTCAAAATAGATGTAACAATGCCTTTAAAACCCAAGAATTAGAAATAAGACTAATACTGTGTTATTAACCTGACTGTGAAAGCTTGTAGAAACCCATTATAACCTAGCTACAGCAATAATACCTGTTTCTAATCACACCCCAGAGGACAGGGTGACAGTCATACAATGGTGTTTTCTATTGCAACATACAGGAAGACACATTCAAGCCAAACTCTGCAGGAAAAGAAGATCTGAAACAAGGGGACAATGAAGAGATAACATTTAAGGGCCAGGAGTTTATGGGGTGGGCACATCAGGGCAGGATGTAGTGAGAAGATTAGAAGTATacagggaagacttcctggggTCTGTGGGAAATGATTCACATACACAATCTCTTAACAATCCTCGCTCAACAAGGTAGGTACggttattatcctcatttacaGACAAGGACACAAAGACTCAAGGAAGGTAACTGCCCCAGGACCACACGGCTGGTAAGTGGAGAAGCCAAGAGGCAAACTCAGGGCAGAGAACGATTTGCCAGGTCAGGCAGGGCAGGAGGACTCAGCTGGACAAAGGGTGGAAAATGGTGAGATGTGATGGGAGGGGTCCTCTATGGTCCTAAGGACTACTTCAGCAGGACAGTGGGGTAGAAGCCAGGCGACTGAGTAGGGAGTGGTGAGGGGAGACAGCAGAGCTGCAGGGCGGAGGAGGGAGAAGCTAGGGTTGGAACTTGACTATCACTCATCAGCTGAGGACACGGAATGAGCGACTCAGGCTCTGtgcatcagtttcctcactgAGAATGGCACTCACAGGTGTGAGGATTAGAAAAAATCAAGACATATAAGGGGGTAGCTGGTGGTTGGCATGTGGACCGCAGTCACAGTTAAACATTAGGAAATTGAGGTCTGGAGATGCCATACACATCCCCCAGAGCCACACAGGAGCCAGGACTGGTGCTACGGCCCCTGACAGCTGGGCCAGGGCTCTTCTGAGAGCATCTACCACTTCCCAAAGAGCAGCGAGTCTCATCATGGGTCACCCGTCCCATGCAGACCATGTGCACCAGCATCCCTGGAGGAGGTCCAAGCTGCTGGGGGCTGACCTGTGGTTGGGAAGTGGCGGGAGACAGGGCCTGCGGTTGGGCGCACTCAACTTGTTCCAAACTGAAGGCTGCCAGTTCCTGTGCCTATAGTTTATTTTTAGTCAGGTTATGTGACAGAGTGAAAAGGGTCTGACAGGAAGGAatgctttttcttccctcttgttTGAAGCCAGGTTCACAgtgtgtataattttaaatgtaacaaCCTAAgtttcaaaatatgcaaaatttCAGTCAAAATATTCTCCCCAGCGTAAGCTCCAGCACTTCAATGATGGCTCCTGCTACCACTAAGGCAAAATAAAGAACCAGCATCTTACTGGAGTGACTGATACACTAATTGCCTACAGAAGCGGTGCGGGCTGCGGGAGCATCTTCCAGGCACCAGTGCTCAGGCAGTGCGCCCGTGCTCCCAGGCTGCCATCCACCCAACAGAGCAGAAGCCCACACCCACAAATGTAGCCTACACAACAGGCAGACACCCAAACACCACCAGGGCCACTTCTACAGCTCCTCCAGACCTGTCCCTTCACAAACACTGTGGGTCTGGGGTGGAGGAAGGCAACCACTAGTGCGTACATTGCGCCACTGAGTAGGAACAGGAGAGCCCATGTGGTGGAAGAGGAGGCCGTTCGAAAGCACGTTTTGGAGATGGGTCGTACTTGCCTTCAGTTATCATCACCACCTTTCCTGGCTATTTCATGACGTTAGTCAATGTCCTTTTGACTTGGGATGCAAAGCCAGCAGTCCACTCACTCAAGAGATTCTGGTGGTCAGCAAGCAGGCAGAGGGTGGCATTTTCCAGCCCAGACCTCCTCCTTAGGTGGGAGAAGCTCAGGCCAACCCTGCAGGGGTTCCACCTCAACAAAACCCATTCATCCCTTG
The nucleotide sequence above comes from Nomascus leucogenys isolate Asia chromosome 8, Asia_NLE_v1, whole genome shotgun sequence. Encoded proteins:
- the BARHL1 gene encoding barH-like 1 homeobox protein isoform X2 codes for the protein MEGSNGFGIDSILSHRAGSPALPKGDPLLGDCRSPLELSPRSESSSDCSSPASPGRDCLETGTPRPGGASGPGLDSHLQPGQLSAPAQSRTVTSSFLIRDILADCKPLAACAPYSSSGQPAAPEPGGRLAAKAGEDFRDKLDKSGSNASSDSEYKVKEEGDREISSSRDSPPVRLKKPRKARTAFTDHQLAQLERSFERQKYLSVQDRMELAASLNLTDTQVKTWYQNRRTKWKRQTAVGLELLAEAGNYSALQRMFPSPYFYPQSLVSNLDPGAALYLYRGPSAPPPALQRPLVPRILIHGLQGASEPPPPLPPLAGVLPRAAQPR
- the BARHL1 gene encoding barH-like 1 homeobox protein isoform X1 — encoded protein: MTTTNSFPYRGNARRGTMICPSGQRVAPGRAGFCPSTQVSFPRPQPSASSLHVTDAAGEIGAQTRSSLRQKPWVPSPTMAGWVRFHRRGSVYPSRERGQSAERGAGTGVLASFGFFLPGAARGFSASGAPAAVLFPSGFLSCSLPCSSPLPQRSRLRAAPASLGVAKPLLSEAEEEGDREISSSRDSPPVRLKKPRKARTAFTDHQLAQLERSFERQKYLSVQDRMELAASLNLTDTQVKTWYQNRRTKWKRQTAVGLELLAEAGNYSALQRMFPSPYFYPQSLVSNLDPGAALYLYRGPSAPPPALQRPLVPRILIHGLQGASEPPPPLPPLAGVLPRAAQPR